In one Candidatus Nitronereus thalassa genomic region, the following are encoded:
- a CDS encoding BatD family protein, with protein sequence MVKILWSLAWLVGTLAVGFQTTSWAQSVTTYVDRNPITIEETVKLVVKYNGGSPDGTPDLSGLAKDFDVLGTSQSSRTSIINGKMESSTEWVSTLAPKREGSIVIPPIPVGAEVSLPLTLKVLPAGQPGKTGQARDLFLDVQVQPKNPYVQSQVTVTMKLFHALSLREGSLDEPKAPDVLVQKLGEDRSYETVLDGRRYGVIERQYALFPQKSGKVTIPSLTFTGKVQDQQHRRSLFDDMMGNRPGLFGADPFGTLRTVRTRSESFTLTVQPIPSTIQGDTWLPAQEFILQESWLPESFEKEAKVGEPITRTITMVAKGLTGTQLPDLPVSDQPNVNVYPDQPKTETRVEDAMAIGIRQQKMAFVPTASGPLHLPEVRIPWWDSKTKQQRVAVLPSRIVNILPEPGSQITRSGEQPNSGTLAPVASGQQAKEESSGFDQGMVPGSGGGGSSSTVVMWQVIAGVLMVLWFGTGFGWWYNHRRVNPKKGGQTKDLVKANSLRYARHAFSQACHANNPKKAKEALLDWAGKKWSHHPPLGLQGVAQRLTDAEAKKAVWKLDRVLYSSEGGTWNGQDCNRVVSSAMEQCEQKSSGSSDGLPPLYLTEAS encoded by the coding sequence ATGGTGAAGATTCTTTGGTCTTTGGCTTGGCTCGTGGGGACGTTGGCCGTCGGTTTTCAAACAACTTCTTGGGCTCAGTCTGTCACGACCTATGTGGACCGAAATCCCATTACCATCGAAGAAACTGTGAAACTCGTCGTCAAATATAACGGAGGAAGTCCAGATGGCACGCCAGATCTTTCGGGGTTAGCCAAAGATTTTGATGTTTTAGGGACTTCACAAAGCAGCCGCACGAGCATTATCAATGGAAAAATGGAATCCTCGACGGAATGGGTGAGTACGCTGGCGCCAAAACGTGAAGGGTCGATCGTGATTCCACCCATTCCTGTAGGTGCGGAAGTGAGCCTCCCCTTAACATTAAAAGTTCTCCCTGCAGGACAACCAGGGAAGACGGGTCAGGCTCGGGATTTATTTCTGGACGTTCAAGTACAGCCGAAAAATCCCTACGTACAAAGTCAGGTTACGGTAACGATGAAACTGTTTCATGCCCTTTCCCTTCGGGAAGGCAGTCTCGATGAACCCAAGGCTCCCGATGTGCTGGTGCAAAAACTTGGGGAAGATCGCTCGTATGAAACGGTGCTTGATGGTCGGCGCTATGGAGTGATTGAACGGCAGTATGCCTTGTTCCCGCAAAAGAGTGGAAAGGTCACCATTCCCTCGCTGACATTCACGGGAAAAGTTCAGGATCAGCAGCATCGGCGGTCATTGTTTGATGACATGATGGGGAACCGGCCCGGGTTATTTGGTGCGGATCCCTTTGGAACGTTGAGAACGGTCCGGACACGAAGTGAAAGTTTCACACTTACGGTTCAGCCAATTCCTTCAACGATACAGGGGGACACGTGGTTGCCGGCTCAAGAATTTATCCTTCAAGAAAGCTGGCTTCCCGAGAGTTTTGAAAAAGAGGCCAAGGTCGGCGAACCGATTACCCGGACTATCACCATGGTGGCCAAGGGATTAACGGGAACGCAATTACCCGATCTGCCAGTGAGCGATCAGCCGAATGTGAACGTCTATCCCGATCAACCCAAAACCGAAACGAGAGTGGAAGATGCCATGGCTATTGGGATTCGACAACAAAAAATGGCCTTTGTTCCGACCGCCTCTGGCCCTCTTCATTTGCCAGAAGTGCGTATTCCTTGGTGGGATTCGAAGACCAAGCAACAGCGAGTTGCTGTGTTGCCCTCTCGCATCGTGAATATTCTTCCTGAACCGGGGAGTCAAATCACTCGTTCGGGTGAGCAACCGAATTCAGGAACGTTGGCGCCAGTGGCTTCTGGGCAGCAGGCAAAGGAAGAATCTTCCGGGTTCGATCAAGGCATGGTTCCGGGAAGTGGGGGCGGTGGTTCTTCTTCAACGGTGGTCATGTGGCAAGTCATTGCGGGCGTGCTCATGGTGCTGTGGTTTGGCACGGGCTTTGGTTGGTGGTATAACCATCGTCGAGTCAATCCCAAAAAAGGCGGACAGACCAAGGATTTGGTAAAAGCGAATAGTTTACGTTATGCCCGTCATGCCTTTTCCCAAGCCTGCCATGCCAATAATCCCAAGAAGGCCAAAGAAGCTCTGTTAGATTGGGCTGGTAAAAAGTGGAGTCACCATCCTCCTCTGGGTTTACAGGGTGTGGCCCAACGTTTGACCGATGCCGAGGCCAAAAAAGCGGTCTGGAAACTAGACCGTGTGTTATATTCTTCAGAAGGTGGTACTTGGAATGGCCAGGATTGTAACCGAGTCGTTTCGAGCGCCATGGAGCAGTGCGAGCAGAAGTCTTCTGGTTCCAGTGATGGGCTCCCTCCTTTGTATCTGACCGAAGCATCGTGA
- a CDS encoding ABC transporter ATP-binding protein, which yields MVEIQQLRKTFGSIVAVDQVTFTVGQGEVLGFLGPNGAGKSTTMKMITGFLTPTSGTVKVNGFDIQAQPLDAKKSLGYLPEGAPAYSDMTPWTFLLFIGEMRGFKGEDLKRRVSDTIKKVNLEGVIGQPIETLSKGFKRRVGLAQAILHDPSVLILDEPTDGLDPNQKHEVRELIKEMAREKAIILSTHILEEVHAVCTRAIIIAKGKVITDGTPADLEARSRYHNAVILRFQGALPDGAVDVLRGVSGVKGVEELKEGEVAQGFCVLPEGGQPILNAISECAKNHHWSVAEVSVDRGQLDDVFRSLTMPAQALT from the coding sequence ATTGTTGAAATACAGCAGCTTCGAAAAACCTTTGGTTCCATCGTGGCCGTCGATCAGGTCACGTTTACTGTGGGCCAGGGCGAGGTCTTGGGGTTTCTTGGACCGAATGGCGCGGGAAAATCCACGACCATGAAAATGATCACTGGTTTTCTGACGCCAACCAGCGGCACGGTCAAGGTCAATGGATTCGATATCCAGGCGCAACCCCTCGATGCGAAGAAAAGTTTAGGCTATCTCCCGGAAGGCGCCCCGGCCTACAGCGATATGACGCCGTGGACGTTTCTCCTGTTCATCGGAGAGATGCGAGGGTTTAAGGGGGAAGATCTCAAGCGACGTGTCTCGGATACCATCAAAAAGGTCAATCTCGAAGGCGTGATTGGGCAACCTATTGAGACCTTGTCCAAAGGGTTTAAACGCCGTGTGGGTTTGGCCCAGGCCATTCTCCATGATCCATCGGTATTAATTTTAGACGAACCGACCGATGGTCTCGATCCCAATCAAAAACATGAAGTGCGCGAGCTGATTAAAGAAATGGCCCGGGAAAAGGCCATTATTCTTTCTACCCATATTTTGGAAGAGGTGCACGCGGTGTGTACTCGGGCGATAATTATCGCCAAGGGAAAGGTCATTACCGATGGTACGCCAGCTGACCTTGAAGCGCGGTCTCGATACCACAATGCTGTCATTCTTCGGTTTCAAGGTGCACTTCCCGATGGAGCGGTAGATGTGTTACGTGGGGTCTCAGGCGTGAAAGGTGTCGAAGAACTCAAAGAAGGGGAGGTTGCCCAGGGGTTTTGTGTGTTGCCAGAAGGCGGGCAACCTATTCTCAATGCCATTAGCGAATGTGCAAAGAACCATCATTGGTCCGTGGCCGAGGTTTCGGTTGACCGTGGGCAATTGGATGATGTCTTTCGTTCACTGACCATGCCGGCACAAGCATTAACATAG
- a CDS encoding ABC transporter permease subunit — protein sequence MGRIGVIFKRELAGYFATPIAAVFIVIFLMLAGTFTFYLGNFFTRGQADLLPFFNFHPWLYLVLIPALAMRLWAEERRGGTIELLFTLPVTLWEAVVGKFLAAWCFTGIALALTFPMWVTVNLLGEPDNGVILAGYIGSFLMAGGFMAIGSCVSAITKNQVIAFVVSVVVGLGFVLSGFPLVLDFFSGWTPQIFLELISSFSFLTHFNDISRGVIDFRDIVYFLSLIGFWLFATALILEWKKAE from the coding sequence ATGGGAAGAATCGGCGTTATCTTTAAACGTGAATTAGCTGGATACTTTGCCACGCCGATTGCGGCGGTGTTCATCGTCATCTTTTTGATGTTGGCTGGGACCTTTACCTTTTATTTGGGGAACTTTTTCACCCGAGGCCAAGCCGACCTCCTTCCCTTTTTCAATTTTCACCCGTGGTTGTATTTGGTGTTGATCCCGGCATTGGCCATGCGCCTCTGGGCGGAAGAGCGGCGTGGAGGGACGATTGAGCTGTTATTTACGCTTCCGGTGACTTTATGGGAAGCCGTGGTTGGGAAATTCTTGGCAGCCTGGTGTTTTACCGGAATCGCCTTGGCCTTGACCTTCCCTATGTGGGTCACAGTGAATTTATTAGGTGAACCAGATAACGGGGTGATCTTGGCCGGGTATATCGGAAGCTTTCTCATGGCGGGTGGATTCATGGCCATTGGCTCCTGTGTCTCCGCCATTACGAAAAATCAAGTCATCGCATTTGTGGTGAGCGTCGTGGTCGGTTTGGGGTTTGTCCTGAGTGGCTTCCCTTTGGTGCTGGATTTCTTCAGTGGATGGACACCTCAAATTTTCCTTGAACTCATTAGCTCATTTAGTTTTCTTACCCATTTCAATGATATCAGTCGAGGAGTCATTGATTTTCGAGATATTGTGTATTTCCTCTCACTTATTGGGTTTTGGCTGTTTGCGACGGCCCTTATTTTGGAATGGAAAAAAGCAGAGTAA
- a CDS encoding Gldg family protein, with protein sequence MNARLLTGSGLLIAVVLFFAVNVLSNVALRSVRFDLTDQKLYTLSEGTKNILQSLEEPITLRFYLSKKLATGLPGINSYANRVMELLQEYEAAAGGNLNLHIIDPEPFSEEEDRAVGYGLQGVPLNNGNVQFYFGLIGTSSTDDQELIPFFQPDREEFLEYDLTKLVYQLSNPKPKVVGLLSTLPIEGGRPPMGMMPGQGGSAPWMILDTIREIMQVKSLDKEVKNIPEDIEILMVVHPKRLSDPTLYAIDQFVLRGGRALVFVDPHSEADRVPPNPRNPMGMQGPRNSDLGKVFEAWGIELVKGKVVGDLPLAKKVNFQKESRTFVADYPLWIDLTPKHLNAEDVVTAKLPNLTFASAGILQKKEGSEINFIPLVETDDQAMQIDSSRLMFMPDVEGLLQTYRPEGKKLTMAARLTGKVKTAFPEGRPKAKETDNKDEEIDSEDPAATDQPHLSESADPINVIVVADTDMLQDRFWVQVQNFLGQRIGIPTSANNSFVTNALDNLTGSSDLITVRSRGSFSRPFTLVRAIQQEAEMQYRQKEQALQQRLKDTERKIQELQKKKEDQTTIILSGEQQAALDGFRQQLVSTRKELRGVQHELQKNIETLEGIVKFLNIGLMPMIIIVGGVVFSAYKVRRRGKTKV encoded by the coding sequence ATGAATGCACGACTTTTAACAGGAAGCGGATTACTCATTGCGGTGGTGTTGTTTTTTGCCGTGAATGTGTTGAGCAATGTCGCGCTTCGTTCGGTCCGGTTTGATCTCACCGACCAGAAACTCTATACACTGTCCGAAGGCACAAAAAATATTTTACAAAGCCTCGAGGAACCTATCACCCTAAGATTTTACCTGTCGAAGAAACTCGCTACGGGATTACCAGGCATCAATAGCTATGCCAACCGCGTGATGGAACTTTTGCAAGAGTATGAAGCGGCTGCTGGCGGGAATCTGAATCTTCATATCATCGACCCTGAACCTTTTTCTGAAGAAGAAGATCGTGCCGTGGGTTATGGTCTTCAAGGGGTGCCGCTGAATAATGGCAATGTCCAATTCTATTTTGGGTTGATTGGCACAAGTTCCACCGATGATCAAGAGCTCATTCCCTTTTTCCAACCGGACCGTGAAGAATTTTTGGAATACGATCTCACCAAGTTGGTTTATCAGTTGTCTAACCCTAAACCGAAAGTCGTTGGGCTTCTTAGCACCTTGCCGATTGAGGGCGGTCGTCCTCCCATGGGAATGATGCCGGGGCAAGGGGGAAGTGCCCCATGGATGATTTTGGATACCATCAGGGAAATCATGCAGGTGAAGTCGTTGGACAAGGAGGTGAAGAATATCCCTGAGGATATTGAAATTCTCATGGTCGTGCATCCCAAACGATTAAGTGATCCCACCCTCTATGCCATCGATCAGTTTGTCCTGCGGGGTGGACGGGCCCTGGTGTTTGTCGATCCGCACAGTGAAGCCGATCGTGTTCCCCCCAACCCACGAAATCCCATGGGGATGCAAGGCCCGCGCAATTCGGATTTAGGAAAAGTGTTTGAGGCGTGGGGCATTGAACTGGTCAAAGGCAAGGTGGTGGGTGATTTGCCACTGGCCAAAAAAGTGAACTTTCAGAAAGAGTCTCGCACATTTGTAGCGGACTACCCTCTGTGGATTGATCTGACTCCAAAACATTTGAATGCCGAGGATGTGGTCACTGCCAAACTTCCGAACTTAACCTTTGCATCGGCAGGCATCCTGCAGAAGAAGGAAGGCAGCGAGATTAATTTTATCCCCTTGGTCGAGACGGATGACCAGGCCATGCAAATCGATTCCTCTCGCTTGATGTTCATGCCTGACGTCGAAGGTCTTTTGCAGACGTATCGTCCTGAAGGAAAAAAACTAACCATGGCCGCGCGTCTCACGGGGAAGGTCAAAACGGCATTTCCGGAAGGCAGGCCTAAAGCCAAAGAAACTGACAATAAAGATGAGGAAATCGATAGCGAAGACCCAGCGGCAACAGACCAGCCGCATCTTTCAGAATCAGCGGACCCCATCAATGTCATCGTGGTAGCGGACACGGATATGCTGCAAGACAGGTTTTGGGTGCAGGTGCAAAATTTCCTTGGGCAGCGGATTGGGATTCCCACGTCGGCGAACAATAGTTTTGTGACCAATGCCTTAGATAACCTGACCGGAAGTAGTGATTTAATTACCGTGAGAAGTCGAGGAAGTTTTTCTCGTCCCTTTACTTTGGTCAGGGCCATTCAGCAAGAAGCGGAAATGCAGTACCGTCAAAAAGAGCAAGCGCTGCAACAACGCTTAAAAGACACTGAGCGAAAAATCCAAGAGTTACAAAAGAAAAAGGAAGATCAAACGACCATTATTCTGAGTGGCGAGCAGCAGGCTGCGCTTGACGGGTTTCGGCAACAATTGGTTTCGACCCGGAAAGAACTTCGTGGCGTTCAACATGAATTACAAAAAAACATCGAAACACTGGAAGGGATCGTAAAATTTCTCAACATAGGGCTCATGCCTATGATTATTATCGTCGGGGGAGTCGTGTTCAGTGCGTACAAAGTACGCCGACGAGGGAAAACCAAAGTGTAA
- a CDS encoding DUF4340 domain-containing protein, which yields MTTKSLTILGGLAIVLIGVALLLSQPDTSGQSKAGQYLFPGLMEKINEVSELSVKTQAETITIARTGESWIVKEKHDYPANMEKLREAVVGLGELKILEAKTKKPELYDKLGLEDVEAEGSFSTGLTLKDAAGAIMAEAIVGKQEPSKGSLGQDEVYVRKPGDPQTWLAIGKFSVEKVPSEWLDKDFLEVEPKRVRQVTIKHQDNTKLVLKKERPDDQDFTVVNLPKGKEVQSQFAVNNIVATVTSLGLEDVKPASEVSFDEKAVVTALFQTFDGLEGNVKLFRKDEKDYVKVSAVFNADLIWKPKPEEESQSEKPENEENAKASEIEKREAEKPKPPKIKPEGDVKTEIETINKKVADWVYVIPKFRADTILKKPEDLIKKS from the coding sequence ATGACGACCAAATCCTTAACTATCCTCGGGGGTCTTGCGATTGTGCTCATTGGAGTCGCGCTCCTCCTGTCGCAACCGGACACATCCGGACAATCAAAAGCAGGCCAGTATCTTTTCCCTGGACTCATGGAAAAAATCAACGAGGTGTCCGAACTGTCGGTGAAAACCCAGGCTGAGACCATCACCATTGCCCGAACTGGGGAATCGTGGATCGTCAAAGAGAAACATGACTACCCAGCCAACATGGAAAAACTTCGCGAAGCCGTTGTTGGCTTGGGAGAATTAAAAATTCTTGAGGCCAAAACCAAGAAGCCAGAATTATACGATAAACTCGGATTGGAAGATGTTGAGGCTGAAGGATCGTTTTCCACCGGCCTCACGCTCAAGGATGCAGCTGGAGCTATTATGGCGGAGGCCATTGTCGGTAAGCAGGAACCCTCCAAAGGCAGTCTCGGTCAAGATGAAGTCTATGTGCGCAAACCAGGAGATCCTCAAACGTGGTTGGCCATTGGGAAATTCTCAGTCGAAAAGGTTCCAAGCGAATGGTTGGACAAGGATTTTCTGGAAGTAGAACCCAAGCGAGTACGACAAGTGACTATCAAACATCAGGATAACACAAAATTAGTCCTGAAAAAGGAACGTCCCGACGATCAGGATTTTACCGTTGTGAATCTTCCCAAGGGAAAAGAAGTTCAATCGCAATTCGCCGTGAACAATATTGTCGCAACGGTGACGTCTTTGGGGCTAGAAGACGTCAAGCCTGCCAGTGAAGTTTCTTTTGATGAGAAAGCGGTGGTCACGGCCCTCTTTCAAACCTTCGATGGCCTCGAAGGAAACGTGAAGCTCTTTCGCAAAGACGAAAAGGATTACGTGAAGGTCTCAGCAGTGTTCAATGCTGATCTCATCTGGAAACCTAAACCTGAAGAAGAGTCACAATCAGAAAAACCAGAAAACGAGGAGAATGCCAAGGCCAGCGAGATCGAAAAGAGAGAAGCCGAAAAACCAAAACCACCGAAAATCAAACCAGAAGGCGACGTCAAAACCGAAATCGAAACTATAAATAAAAAAGTTGCCGATTGGGTCTATGTCATCCCCAAATTCCGCGCAGATACGATCCTCAAAAAGCCTGAAGATTTGATTAAGAAGTCTTAG
- a CDS encoding sulfite exporter TauE/SafE family protein has translation MISQTILAIFSGGLVGLLLGATGGGGSLIALPLLVYLVAIPVQHATAMSLLVVGYSALFGAWQASRQGLVKGWVALIFSSTGTFGAWVGAQGHRVFPHELILFLLGVLLVSISLWTLFANHLPHGENGESDGVPHIQFSLRFFLEAITIGFGVGLISGFFGIGGGFIMVPALMFVLRFPIRMAVGTSFLIIALTSVGGVVGHLDIDHLDISLTGFVILGSLAGMMVGAQIARMMVEQTLRQTFAILVGFIGLLVMLDNAWRMVTMESSFN, from the coding sequence GTGATTTCTCAAACAATCTTGGCTATTTTTTCCGGGGGGTTGGTCGGTTTACTCCTGGGGGCGACTGGGGGAGGAGGCTCGCTTATTGCTCTTCCCCTCTTAGTCTATCTGGTTGCGATTCCGGTTCAACATGCCACTGCCATGTCTCTGTTGGTGGTCGGGTATTCGGCGTTGTTCGGGGCATGGCAGGCCAGTCGTCAGGGGCTGGTGAAAGGATGGGTTGCCCTCATCTTTAGCAGTACCGGAACGTTTGGGGCCTGGGTGGGCGCACAAGGTCATCGGGTGTTCCCGCACGAACTGATTCTATTTTTACTTGGAGTGCTCTTAGTCTCTATTTCCCTTTGGACCCTTTTTGCGAATCATCTACCTCATGGGGAAAACGGTGAAAGTGACGGAGTCCCACACATACAATTTTCTTTAAGGTTTTTTCTGGAGGCAATCACCATTGGCTTTGGTGTTGGGTTGATTTCCGGGTTTTTCGGTATTGGGGGAGGCTTTATTATGGTGCCTGCGCTAATGTTTGTCCTTCGGTTTCCTATACGCATGGCGGTGGGTACGTCGTTCTTGATTATTGCCCTCACTTCTGTGGGGGGCGTTGTCGGTCATTTAGATATCGATCATCTTGATATTTCACTCACGGGTTTCGTGATTCTAGGGAGTTTGGCCGGGATGATGGTGGGTGCTCAAATTGCAAGGATGATGGTCGAACAGACATTGAGACAGACTTTTGCCATCCTTGTGGGTTTCATCGGACTCTTGGTCATGCTCGATAATGCATGGCGGATGGTGACGATGGAGTCCTCATTCAACTAA
- a CDS encoding SLC13 family permease translates to MTFDQLLLLGLLGGALALFIWERWRYDIVAMGVLLVGTTIGVISPSEAFTGFGHPATITVAAILVISQALSNTGAIDFVAKYVRMALYSPSLHIAVLAGLGALLSTVMNNVGALALLMPVAIQTSMEAKRSPAIVLMPLAFGTILGGMVTLIGTPTNIIVSAYRGDVSGTPFSMFHFTPVGVTVAIIGLVFVTFIGWHLIPSARRKQSPPQELFHIGDYVTEVRVPQDSTAIGKTFAELEQETEETDTLIVGLIRRDQPVRNVRGNEPIQEGDILILETDPPGLKKLMETLKLEFAGTQPKEDASENPDTTRIIPSDEVLMEAVILPNRSWLIGRMAHTLRLRSRYGITLLAVSRQGKPHRGRLKSFRFQTGDVLLLQGEKEQVVEVISTLGCLPLAERGLRIGGKTGAWLAVGIYSLAIISGSLGILSLPIALLLAAVIMVMRNMVPPREVYDSVDWPVVVLIAAMIPIGNALETSGLTQMFAESIVNGSAGLPPAAILAILMILTMILSDFMNNAATAVVMAPLGWAVAQHLGMNPDPFLMAVAIGASCAFLTPIGHQNNMLVMGPGGYRFGDYWRMGLPLEILIVLVSVPTLIWIWPLSP, encoded by the coding sequence ATGACGTTTGATCAACTCCTGTTGTTAGGACTGTTGGGGGGAGCGTTGGCACTCTTCATTTGGGAACGATGGCGCTATGACATTGTCGCCATGGGGGTTCTACTGGTGGGAACCACGATCGGTGTCATTTCCCCCAGTGAGGCCTTTACGGGATTCGGACATCCTGCCACCATTACCGTTGCCGCGATATTAGTCATCAGCCAGGCCTTGAGTAACACTGGTGCCATTGATTTTGTCGCCAAATATGTTCGGATGGCACTCTACTCTCCCTCCCTCCACATCGCTGTACTAGCTGGACTGGGTGCTCTCCTTTCAACTGTGATGAATAATGTTGGAGCCCTGGCTCTTCTGATGCCAGTGGCCATTCAAACGTCGATGGAAGCCAAGCGCTCCCCGGCCATCGTGCTGATGCCACTAGCGTTCGGTACGATTTTAGGTGGCATGGTCACTCTGATTGGCACACCTACCAATATTATTGTTTCGGCCTATCGTGGGGATGTATCCGGAACTCCGTTTAGCATGTTTCATTTCACCCCCGTGGGAGTTACCGTGGCAATCATAGGACTGGTATTTGTCACCTTTATCGGATGGCATCTGATCCCATCCGCAAGAAGAAAACAGAGCCCGCCCCAGGAATTATTCCATATCGGGGACTATGTCACGGAAGTTCGAGTCCCTCAAGATTCTACTGCCATCGGGAAAACGTTTGCGGAGCTGGAACAGGAAACAGAAGAGACGGATACCCTTATTGTGGGACTTATCCGGCGAGATCAACCGGTTCGAAATGTGAGAGGAAACGAACCGATTCAAGAAGGAGATATTTTAATTCTGGAAACCGATCCTCCTGGCCTTAAAAAACTTATGGAAACATTAAAGTTGGAGTTCGCGGGCACGCAACCCAAGGAGGACGCCTCTGAAAACCCTGATACCACAAGAATCATCCCAAGTGATGAAGTGCTCATGGAAGCAGTGATTCTACCCAATCGTTCCTGGTTAATCGGACGCATGGCCCATACGCTGAGATTACGGTCGAGGTATGGCATTACTTTATTGGCCGTCTCACGACAAGGGAAACCCCATCGGGGGAGATTAAAGTCATTTCGTTTTCAAACAGGTGACGTGTTGTTGCTCCAAGGTGAAAAAGAGCAGGTGGTTGAAGTAATTTCCACATTAGGGTGTCTTCCCCTTGCCGAACGCGGGTTGCGAATCGGGGGAAAGACCGGGGCTTGGTTGGCTGTCGGAATTTACTCCCTTGCAATCATTAGTGGATCATTGGGTATTTTGTCTCTTCCCATTGCACTGCTCTTAGCGGCAGTCATCATGGTTATGCGAAATATGGTTCCTCCCCGGGAGGTTTATGATTCCGTCGATTGGCCGGTAGTCGTGTTGATTGCAGCAATGATTCCCATAGGAAACGCCTTGGAGACCAGTGGCTTAACACAAATGTTCGCTGAATCTATCGTGAACGGGTCAGCAGGACTTCCTCCCGCAGCCATTCTCGCCATCTTGATGATTCTGACGATGATCCTTTCGGACTTCATGAATAATGCCGCGACCGCCGTGGTCATGGCACCACTAGGATGGGCTGTGGCTCAACATTTAGGGATGAACCCCGATCCCTTTCTCATGGCTGTGGCCATCGGAGCTTCCTGTGCGTTTCTCACTCCGATCGGTCACCAAAATAATATGCTGGTCATGGGGCCAGGGGGATATCGGTTTGGAGATTATTGGCGAATGGGGCTCCCGCTAGAAATCCTTATTGTGCTAGTCTCGGTTCCCACCCTGATCTGGATCTGGCCATTGAGCCCATAG
- a CDS encoding efflux transporter outer membrane subunit: MMVTWVSMVLINLFLLGACTVGPDYQAPVIDTPEAFVSQDVLNSLNKGKRDSALAEDWWTEFSDPILNQLVRTGLQHNYQVAAALARLKEADARIVLADAGDNLRIGAVLDNNLEEERSLNSSGNTTGSVFGALGAVLPLDVFGRFRRGVEAAEAGARGAQADLRGIVLSTSSEITREYLRLRGNQRQLNLLKESVELQAKTLSIVRSRYKAGLSPELDLRRAETSVENLRAGIPPLKQALLNSRNRLASLTGRYPGVYEALLQEHQEIPVYEGKIPELVPVEVLAIRPDIRRSEEALKQAVARIGVAEADYYPTFQLIGQIGIGATGVVGSPTMDILIASLGTLINQIVTAGGARGANVAIATAQAEEALANYQQILREASEEVEASLAAINASRARQQSLQKAVNASEVSFYQAETLYKQGLISFIDVVDAQRVLANGEQQLAAERTNYATQIAILFRVLGTKIKMEA, encoded by the coding sequence ATGATGGTTACGTGGGTCTCGATGGTTTTGATCAACCTGTTTCTGCTCGGAGCCTGTACGGTGGGACCCGACTATCAGGCCCCGGTAATCGACACACCGGAAGCGTTTGTGTCCCAAGATGTGTTGAATTCTCTGAATAAAGGTAAGCGAGACAGTGCACTTGCCGAAGATTGGTGGACAGAATTCTCAGATCCGATTCTCAATCAACTCGTGCGGACCGGGCTCCAACATAATTACCAGGTGGCTGCAGCCCTGGCGCGGCTTAAGGAGGCGGACGCTCGTATTGTTCTCGCCGACGCGGGAGATAACCTCAGGATAGGGGCCGTATTGGACAACAATCTGGAAGAAGAACGCTCCCTAAACAGCAGCGGGAATACCACAGGCAGTGTATTCGGCGCCCTGGGTGCCGTATTGCCACTCGATGTGTTCGGACGGTTTAGGCGAGGCGTCGAAGCTGCCGAGGCAGGGGCAAGAGGGGCACAGGCGGACCTGCGAGGTATCGTCCTTAGTACCAGTTCCGAGATTACCCGCGAATACTTGCGCCTGCGTGGGAATCAGCGCCAGCTGAATCTGTTGAAAGAATCCGTAGAGTTGCAGGCCAAAACGCTTTCCATTGTTCGGAGTCGCTACAAAGCTGGTCTGTCACCGGAACTGGACTTACGTCGAGCCGAAACCTCCGTGGAAAATTTACGCGCTGGCATTCCTCCGCTGAAGCAGGCCCTCCTTAATTCTCGTAACCGCCTGGCCAGCCTGACTGGTCGGTACCCTGGCGTGTATGAAGCATTGCTGCAGGAGCACCAAGAGATCCCGGTCTATGAGGGAAAAATTCCCGAATTGGTGCCGGTCGAAGTCCTCGCCATTCGTCCGGATATCCGGAGAAGTGAAGAGGCACTGAAGCAAGCCGTGGCACGCATCGGCGTGGCCGAAGCCGATTATTATCCTACCTTTCAATTGATTGGGCAGATTGGCATCGGGGCCACGGGTGTCGTCGGTTCACCAACCATGGATATCCTGATCGCGTCACTTGGCACATTGATCAACCAAATTGTAACTGCCGGTGGTGCGCGTGGAGCGAATGTTGCGATCGCAACAGCGCAGGCAGAGGAAGCCTTGGCCAATTATCAACAAATCCTCCGCGAAGCCAGCGAAGAAGTTGAAGCCTCACTGGCTGCCATCAACGCCTCGCGCGCACGGCAACAGTCTTTGCAAAAAGCGGTCAATGCCAGCGAAGTCAGTTTTTACCAAGCTGAAACATTGTACAAGCAGGGGTTGATCAGCTTTATCGACGTAGTCGATGCTCAGCGCGTGCTTGCCAACGGCGAACAACAACTAGCCGCTGAACGGACCAATTACGCCACGCAGATCGCCATTCTATTCCGTGTCTTGGGAACGAAAATTAAAATGGAAGCTTAG